The genomic DNA TTTACAACGATCTGGTAAAGTAATAATGCAACAATATTTCAATGGATTATTGAATAATCTGAAACATGCAGGACATAACGCAGGTGTGCATTAAACAGTAAGTCAGTTTTACTATTATCAATCTACCTTTAACAATCTTTACTACTGTCTCACAAAATTTATAGTATGtataataaattgtatatttatgataaaaaaataagaaaaaacaccACACAAGATCAATGACACTGTTGAAAAAAGAAACTcattatttacaatatacaaATCTTTGCATAATGTTTTGATCTGTATGGAAAATCTGTCCAAATTGATTCATATAATGGAATGactattataaaaatgaaatcagATATTGATGTTTTTAACTTTGAAGAACCCAAATATACTATAACATACATTTATCTAAAGGGTATAACACAGGATGTATCTTATTTTCCcgatcatttaaaaaaaaaatcctatttatTTACTTCAACCATATcaagtaaatacattttttaattattattaaaaaaccgtacccacaaaaatagtttacacaaaaagtttaacataattcaaaaactcaaaaaacttaaattacaatacaaaaataacataagtaCAGACTTAactatgtataaatattttaaaactaaagtgaaaatattaattgtgtttctacttataaatatagacaataataattagaaaaatcaggattttctaaataaataatccaactgttttatataacataagataaaatgaaagatatattcaataaaaataataatgcataCACTTTActatattatgaaataaaaaaataaataaattaaaattggcCAATTCACAATTGAGCAAAGGCAAAGAGGAAAGATGTGATTAAGAAATACATCCCATCCTTTTTTCGTGGTTCCTCCAAAGGTTTTGTATCAAGGATACTTTAATTTAGTGAAAAAGAATAGCATGAAAGACTCAAGAATTAACGAAAAAGTGCGTCATTCCCACCTACATTAATAACTATTCCTTGTTTATTTACCTTTTAACTTGGGTTgttgcattttattttgatcaacCTATATCGAAACACTCCCATAAACCTGTAACACCAAAATGTGCAGTTACATTTGTAAAGTTTAAATGTAATTGAATTATGAGATTACTTCAAAAATACGTCATACAATTCATTCCGTAGCTGGTTGATTCAAATCACAAAGGATGCATCAAAATCGAGAGTACAGAGGTTCTTAAGAAACTGAATATCGCGTGTTTTCTTAGCACCAATACCACTGATGTATGTCCATTATCTGTAGCAATGTTTAAAGGGGATTTCCCATCTATTCTACATATGTGTGTTTTTGCTcctttatttaacaataaacgTACAATATCCTCATGTCCTACTTCACATGCATAAAATAATGGTGTCGTGCCATCTTTTTTTGTCATATCTAGATTAGCGTTATGTTTCAGAAGAACACGGGCTACATCTAACCAACCCATAAAACAGGCTATGTGGAAAGGAGAAGAACCAGCTACTACATTAAAGACATAATCCTTTGACTTAATTTCGTCATAATCGACCGATCCAAAAGACTTCCTTTTAATATTTCGTTTTACATTTGATAACCCATAAGTCAtaatgttataatatatatctagTTGATTTTGCACTAGTGATTTCCTTGCATTGTTATCAAATGCATGTTGGATACTCTCTTTACAGAAAATGCAGTTGGCACCGTTCTCTAACAATAACTGTGTTATTTCTTGGTTTCCGTTTAGTGCActaaaaaacaaagcattataCCCTTCAAAAGTTCTGGCGTTAATATctgaattatattttaccaataGCTTGACTAATCTGGTATTGTTATTCAAACATGCTTTAATCAGTGGTGTGACGCCAACATTGTCACATGGATCAATGTTAGCATTCTTCTCTAATAACATGCTTACTATATCACTATGACCTACTTCACACGCGTAAGATAATGGAGTGGTTCCAGCttcttttttcatgtttatgttaGCTTTATGACCCAGAAGACAACGGAATATGTCTGTCCAACCCATAAAACAGGCAAGGTGTAACGGAGAAGAACCAACTACTACATTAAAAACATAATCTATTGACCTACTTCTGAGACAATAATAAAAAGCCGCGCCTGCGCTGTGAAAATCGTCTAACTCATCagtttcataaaataaagaCTTTGATCTGACATATCTTTTTACATTTGATGATGCGGTTTTCATTAGAGTATAAAATATATCTAGTTTTCTCTGCTGCAGTGATATCCTTGCATCGTAAGTAGATATATCTGTTAAACTGTCTTTACAATGAATACAAATGTTACAGTCGACATTGTTCTCTAATAATAGCTTAGTAATTTCTAAGTTTCCATTCAGTGTACTGAAATATAAGGCATTAGCACCGGCAAACGTCCTAGCATTAATATAAGGTTTGTGCTTAATTAATAGTTTGACTGTACTGGCGTGGTTATTCAAACATGACTTGATCAGTGGTGTAAAGCCATCATTATCACATGGATCAATGTTAGGATTTTTCTCTAGCAAAATCCGTACCACTTCCTCATGTCCTACTTCACATGCATAGGATAATGGAGTTGTTCCATCTTCTTTTGTCATGTTAATGTTAGCATTGTGGTCCAGAAGACAACGGACTATATCTATCCTTCCCATAAAGTAGGCTATGTGTAATGGTGAAGAACCTGCTACTACATCAAAGGCATAAtctatcattttgttataaCCGTCTGACGTTTCCTTTTCATGATGCCCTGGTATGTTCCTTACATATTCTTGTACCCTTAGTGGTGCATAACTGAGTCATATATTTTACTCGCTAACGGCTTCTTTGCATGATAGGAAAATATGTCCCTCCAACGGTATTTACTATAGATACATATATTACTGTTAGCATTTTTAACTAgtaataactgtaatatttctaGGTTTCCTGCCAATGAACTGAAATATAAAGCACTACCACCGTCCACTGTTCTAGCATTTATATCAGGTTTGTGCTCAATTAATAACTTGACTATACTGGTGTGATTATTTAAGCATGATTTAATCAGTGGTGTAAAGCCGTCATCGTCACATGCATCAACGTTAGGTTTCCTCTCTAGAAGCATCTTTACTACATCAGTATGTCCTACTTCACATGCGTAAGATAATGGAGTTGTTCCATCCTCTTTTG from Mytilus trossulus isolate FHL-02 chromosome 8, PNRI_Mtr1.1.1.hap1, whole genome shotgun sequence includes the following:
- the LOC134681514 gene encoding ankyrin-1-like — its product is MIDYAFDVVAGSSPLHIAYFMGRIDIVRCLLDHNANINMTKEDGTTPLSYACEVGHEEVVRILLEKNPNIDPCDNDGFTPLIKSCLNNHASTVKLLIKHKPYINARTFAGANALYFSTLNGNLEITKLLLENNVDCNICIHCKDSLTDISTYDARISLQQRKLDIFYTLMKTASSNVKRYVRSKSLFYETDELDDFHSAGAAFYYCLRSRSIDYVFNVVVGSSPLHLACFMGWTDIFRCLLGHKANINMKKEAGTTPLSYACEVGHSDIVSMLLEKNANIDPCDNVGVTPLIKACLNNNTRLVKLLVKYNSDINARTFEGYNALFFSALNGNQEITQLLLENGANCIFCKESIQHAFDNNARKSLVQNQLDIYYNIMTYGLSNVKRNIKRKSFGSVDYDEIKSKDYVFNVVAGSSPFHIACFMGWLDVARVLLKHNANLDMTKKDGTTPLFYACEVGHEDIVRLLLNKGAKTHICRIDGKSPLNIATDNGHTSVVLVLRKHAIFSFLRTSVLSILMHPL